One window of the Acetomicrobium thermoterrenum DSM 13490 genome contains the following:
- a CDS encoding YfcC family protein: protein MRKLAIPHTYVLLFMIVIVVAVGTYVVPAGVFERYRDEATGRTLVDPDSFHYVEPTPVGFFDVFASVPKGMIAAGEVIFFIFIVGGAFTIIQATGAIDAGISKVVLQLKGREKLLIPATMFVFSLGGLSFGMSEETIVFIPMGVALARAVGFDPIVGTAIISTGAAVGFAGGILNPFTVGVAQSIAELPLFSGIGIRLVGYALLFLGACYYVMRYASKVKEDPKSSIVYDLFKDEEVPGHYTSESTKLTSSHKLVLLVVVLFFAYMIYGVMAKGYYIMELATIFLAMGVISGLVGGLTPNAIGRAFADGTKSIVFGALVVGIARAILVVMTEGQIIDTVIYALANWVSHLPGALSAAGMFWVQSLINFFIPSGSGQAMATMPIMAPIADLIGVTRQTAVLAYQYGDGFTNQIIPTSGVLMAALGMAKIPYDRWFKFIWPLMIFWHLIGTAMVIIAHLVGYGPF from the coding sequence ATGCGAAAGTTGGCCATACCACATACTTATGTGCTTTTGTTTATGATCGTTATCGTGGTGGCGGTAGGTACTTACGTAGTTCCTGCCGGGGTGTTCGAGAGGTATAGGGACGAGGCTACGGGAAGAACGCTCGTCGATCCCGACAGCTTTCACTACGTTGAACCGACTCCCGTTGGCTTTTTCGATGTCTTTGCATCCGTTCCAAAGGGAATGATCGCTGCCGGTGAGGTGATATTTTTCATCTTCATCGTCGGAGGGGCCTTTACGATAATTCAGGCGACGGGTGCTATTGATGCAGGGATATCGAAGGTCGTATTGCAATTAAAGGGAAGGGAAAAGCTTCTCATCCCCGCGACCATGTTCGTCTTTTCCCTGGGAGGACTTTCCTTTGGCATGTCAGAGGAGACGATAGTCTTCATTCCCATGGGCGTTGCTTTGGCCAGGGCCGTCGGCTTCGATCCCATAGTCGGGACGGCTATTATATCTACCGGTGCTGCCGTTGGCTTTGCAGGCGGCATCCTGAATCCTTTCACCGTCGGGGTAGCGCAAAGCATCGCCGAACTTCCGCTTTTTTCTGGGATAGGGATCAGGCTTGTAGGCTACGCCCTGCTTTTCCTCGGGGCCTGTTACTATGTGATGCGATATGCCTCAAAGGTCAAAGAGGATCCTAAAAGCAGCATCGTCTACGACCTCTTTAAGGATGAAGAGGTTCCAGGCCATTATACTAGCGAATCGACCAAGCTTACTTCTTCCCATAAGTTGGTTTTGTTGGTTGTGGTGCTGTTTTTTGCCTATATGATCTACGGCGTCATGGCGAAGGGGTATTACATAATGGAACTTGCCACTATATTTCTTGCCATGGGCGTCATCTCCGGGTTGGTGGGAGGCCTTACTCCCAACGCAATCGGGAGAGCCTTCGCCGACGGGACCAAAAGCATTGTCTTTGGCGCCCTCGTAGTGGGCATAGCCAGGGCCATATTGGTCGTGATGACGGAAGGCCAGATAATCGATACCGTTATCTATGCTCTGGCCAACTGGGTTTCCCATTTACCGGGAGCTTTGTCCGCAGCGGGGATGTTTTGGGTTCAGTCGCTAATTAATTTCTTCATCCCCTCGGGAAGTGGGCAGGCCATGGCAACGATGCCCATAATGGCCCCAATAGCCGACCTCATAGGCGTAACAAGGCAGACTGCGGTGCTTGCATATCAGTACGGCGACGGATTTACCAATCAGATCATCCCCACGTCGGGTGTGCTCATGGCCGCCTTGGGCATGGCCAAAATTCCCTACGACAGGTGGTTTAAGTTCATCTGGCCTCTCATGATATTCTGGCACTTAATAGGCACGGCCATGGTAATTATTGCCCATTTAGTCGGGTACGGGCCCTTTTAG
- a CDS encoding DUF128 domain-containing protein, with protein sequence MKIPMGNNAEEYPPTVIEILRSLYFSEDPLTSVELKEQLDKRGFSIDDRTVRYHLSNLEKEGLITRFGRKGVMLTAEGSEEARAIFVFDRIGLSSMETEMLIMKSDLDPCSNKGKVIVNITSVPEKLKDEALSLLAEVSESNVIVSPLVAILPQGKRIWNYRVPEGRCAILCLSSANYDVALRRCGVYVETVATGLFRLQGYKGKGFVDVISHSGTTLSPGELLIRGGFTEVMSAVRTGKGCVTAAIKTFPSFMYEKVVEAINDCKNDNISGLFELGYLMPPKYQMSIKDRTRGYMLIFGGANYLAPLVECGITDALSIASGLYDIEDMHLPKEIQ encoded by the coding sequence GTGAAGATACCGATGGGAAACAACGCAGAAGAATATCCGCCAACAGTTATAGAAATACTTAGGAGCCTCTATTTTTCGGAGGATCCGTTGACCTCTGTCGAATTGAAGGAACAGCTCGATAAGCGCGGTTTTTCCATCGACGACAGAACCGTTCGTTATCACCTGTCCAACCTGGAGAAGGAAGGCCTTATCACGCGCTTTGGAAGAAAGGGCGTGATGCTTACCGCCGAAGGCAGCGAGGAGGCTAGAGCCATCTTCGTCTTCGATCGCATAGGCCTTTCTTCCATGGAGACGGAAATGCTGATCATGAAAAGCGATCTGGATCCTTGTTCTAACAAGGGCAAGGTCATCGTGAACATCACCTCCGTTCCAGAGAAGCTAAAAGATGAAGCTCTGTCGTTGTTGGCCGAGGTGTCTGAGTCCAACGTCATCGTCTCGCCCTTGGTTGCGATCTTACCCCAGGGAAAGAGGATTTGGAACTACAGGGTTCCGGAAGGTCGCTGCGCCATCCTTTGCCTTTCTTCGGCCAATTACGATGTAGCCTTGAGGCGCTGCGGCGTCTATGTGGAGACCGTTGCTACAGGACTTTTCAGGCTGCAGGGCTACAAAGGCAAGGGCTTCGTCGATGTTATATCCCATTCGGGCACTACCTTGAGCCCGGGAGAGCTTTTGATAAGGGGAGGCTTCACTGAAGTGATGTCTGCGGTTCGCACGGGGAAAGGCTGCGTCACGGCCGCCATCAAGACCTTTCCTTCCTTTATGTACGAAAAGGTTGTGGAGGCCATCAACGACTGCAAAAACGACAACATAAGCGGACTTTTCGAGTTGGGGTATCTAATGCCGCCAAAATATCAGATGAGCATAAAAGATCGTACGCGAGGTTATATGTTGATCTTTGGAGGCGCTAACTATCTCGCTCCCCTGGTGGAGTGCGGTATTACCGATGCCCTATCCATAGCATCGGGGCTTTACGATATTGAGGATATGCATCTGCCTAAGGAAATCCAATAA
- a CDS encoding isocitrate lyase/PEP mutase family protein: protein MKKSTLLKNMILERKALVCPGAHDVISAKLIERAGFKACQVSGFGLSASYLGLPDMAFLSFSEALNFSKNIIDAVEIPVMVDADTGFGNAINAMRVTEEFIKAGAAGMNIEDQVFPKRCGHLEGKQIIPMEEMVLKIKACIEVKKKLDPDFVINARTDAIAVSGVEEAIRRGNAYAEAGADLIFIEAPRTKEDIKRLIREIQAPISINLFDAVSGGKTPLISIDELREMGVARISIPVGPLFAAIRGMMNYLDVIKDGIAEGRTDLVVPFGEFKDLIGFNKYRDLEKAFLPDYIP, encoded by the coding sequence ATGAAGAAATCGACCTTGTTGAAAAATATGATCTTGGAAAGAAAAGCCCTCGTTTGTCCGGGCGCTCATGACGTTATTTCTGCTAAGCTCATAGAGCGCGCAGGCTTTAAGGCCTGTCAGGTCAGCGGCTTCGGCCTTTCGGCTTCATATCTTGGACTTCCCGATATGGCCTTTTTATCCTTCTCCGAGGCGTTGAACTTTTCCAAAAACATAATAGATGCAGTAGAAATACCCGTCATGGTGGATGCCGATACAGGCTTTGGCAACGCAATAAACGCCATGAGGGTTACGGAGGAGTTCATAAAAGCGGGTGCGGCGGGAATGAATATAGAAGACCAGGTTTTCCCCAAGCGATGCGGGCACCTTGAAGGAAAGCAAATAATTCCGATGGAGGAAATGGTGCTCAAGATAAAGGCTTGCATAGAGGTCAAAAAGAAATTGGACCCCGATTTCGTCATTAACGCCAGGACCGATGCCATAGCCGTAAGCGGTGTGGAGGAGGCCATACGCAGAGGCAATGCCTATGCTGAAGCCGGAGCGGATTTAATATTCATCGAGGCTCCCCGCACCAAAGAAGACATAAAAAGATTAATAAGGGAAATTCAGGCACCCATTAGCATTAATCTCTTCGATGCCGTAAGCGGCGGCAAGACTCCTCTTATTAGCATTGACGAGCTTCGCGAGATGGGAGTAGCTCGTATAAGCATCCCAGTAGGTCCTCTGTTTGCTGCCATAAGGGGCATGATGAATTACCTTGACGTGATAAAAGATGGCATCGCCGAAGGAAGGACGGACCTCGTGGTCCCCTTCGGGGAATTTAAAGATTTGATAGGCTTTAATAAATATCGAGATCTTGAAAAGGCGTTTTTGCCCGATTACATACCTTAA
- a CDS encoding TRAP transporter permease: MTKDRIDAPDVKTSVIFWLAVALSVAQLTVPIYFHLLDLQLRAIHVGLGISLAALVFPFKKKYETNRLTTLDILELLFIIAANVNIYIKTLNIYMYPGSADTLDLLLGIALTVIILDTTRRAVGWAIPIIVAGLIFYALFGDIFPGMWKLRGLSWDFVVNSVYFSPLGIYGSVTAMSATFISLFIIFGALLSAGGGGKTFIDIAFALTGKWKGGPAKAAIVASALFGSISGSGVANVAVTGSYTIPMMKRLGYPPNFAGAVEAVASTGGGITPPIMSIAAFMMSEFLGISYLKIIGYAIIPCVLYYTSVYAGVQFMTLRLGLAPVPEDEIPEWKEILTFRRLSCLVIPIVVLLGLVAVGRPLLTAGFYTCLSTIILMFISEIPESGLMKSIKKMIAALAEGGISLARIVPILVSVSILVNMVGITGIAPKISSLIMSVGQDSFIFALIISTFVPFILGTSLPVVPTYVLSLSILAPSLLRLGADAVALHLFFIYWSLLGGLTPPTCTQAIVAAGIAKGDWFKTGINSVKLGIVAFIMPFFFVWNPAFVGRGAPLQILICAVTGFLGAIFMAYGFFGHIDSRTNLLFRAAFFAGGVLLLFPHHLYSMIGLAVAVGFLIIEKMVSKKIDLEGSSV; encoded by the coding sequence ATGACCAAAGACAGAATCGATGCTCCCGATGTAAAGACCTCCGTCATCTTTTGGTTGGCTGTAGCGCTTTCCGTGGCGCAGCTTACTGTTCCGATATATTTTCACTTGCTCGATTTGCAGCTTAGGGCGATTCACGTAGGTCTCGGCATATCCTTGGCCGCGCTGGTGTTTCCCTTTAAGAAAAAGTACGAGACGAACAGGCTGACTACGCTGGACATCTTAGAACTTCTTTTTATAATAGCGGCAAATGTGAATATATACATCAAGACGCTAAATATTTACATGTATCCCGGAAGCGCAGATACGTTAGATCTGTTGCTCGGGATCGCCTTAACCGTCATAATCCTCGATACTACCAGGAGGGCCGTGGGTTGGGCCATCCCGATAATTGTTGCCGGCTTGATATTTTATGCCCTCTTTGGAGACATATTTCCCGGAATGTGGAAATTGAGAGGGTTGTCCTGGGACTTCGTAGTCAACTCGGTCTATTTCTCTCCCTTGGGTATTTACGGCAGCGTCACCGCCATGTCGGCCACCTTCATATCCCTTTTCATAATCTTTGGGGCCTTGCTGTCGGCCGGTGGGGGAGGGAAGACCTTCATAGATATAGCCTTTGCATTGACAGGCAAATGGAAGGGAGGTCCTGCTAAAGCCGCCATAGTGGCCAGCGCGCTTTTTGGAAGCATATCGGGAAGCGGAGTGGCAAACGTCGCCGTCACGGGAAGCTACACTATACCGATGATGAAGCGTCTGGGATATCCTCCCAACTTTGCCGGAGCCGTTGAGGCGGTCGCCTCTACGGGAGGCGGCATAACTCCGCCTATAATGAGCATCGCCGCCTTCATGATGTCCGAATTTTTGGGAATTTCATATTTAAAGATAATAGGTTACGCCATCATTCCCTGCGTCCTCTATTACACGAGTGTCTATGCTGGCGTGCAGTTTATGACCTTGAGGTTGGGCCTGGCTCCCGTGCCGGAAGATGAGATTCCCGAGTGGAAGGAAATATTGACCTTCAGGCGCCTCTCCTGTCTCGTCATTCCCATCGTTGTTTTGCTGGGCCTTGTTGCCGTCGGGAGGCCCCTCCTTACCGCAGGATTTTATACCTGTCTTTCTACCATAATTCTCATGTTCATAAGTGAAATTCCCGAAAGCGGACTTATGAAAAGCATAAAAAAAATGATCGCCGCTTTGGCTGAAGGCGGCATAAGCCTTGCCAGGATCGTTCCCATACTGGTATCGGTCAGCATTTTGGTAAACATGGTGGGCATAACGGGCATAGCTCCTAAGATAAGCAGCCTGATAATGAGCGTGGGACAGGACAGCTTCATATTCGCTCTGATTATAAGCACGTTCGTCCCCTTTATCTTGGGGACTTCACTTCCCGTCGTTCCCACTTACGTCCTCTCCCTTTCCATTCTGGCTCCTTCCCTGCTCAGACTCGGAGCTGATGCTGTGGCGCTCCATCTATTTTTCATTTATTGGTCGCTGCTCGGCGGTCTAACGCCACCTACCTGCACCCAGGCAATCGTGGCTGCAGGCATAGCAAAGGGCGACTGGTTTAAGACGGGAATTAATTCGGTGAAATTGGGTATCGTGGCCTTCATCATGCCCTTTTTCTTCGTCTGGAACCCCGCTTTCGTTGGCAGGGGGGCGCCTCTGCAGATTTTAATCTGTGCAGTCACCGGCTTTTTGGGAGCCATATTTATGGCTTACGGCTTTTTCGGACACATAGACAGCAGGACGAACCTTTTGTTTAGAGCGGCCTTTTTCGCAGGAGGAGTGCTGCTGCTTTTTCCCCATCATCTTTATTCGATGATTGGACTTGCCGTCGCCGTCGGTTTTTTGATAATAGAAAAGATGGTCAGCAAAAAAATTGATCTGGAGGGATCGTCTGTATGA
- a CDS encoding TAXI family TRAP transporter solute-binding subunit, with protein MKKKGFWFLFFAIALCLLTSPAMAEKQYLNMGSTSSTSGVYAWCVATANVINEAQNDIQVTVIESGAALDNLRKIKTGVFDFALCVDLPSAYQMVKGMDTFEKEKWEDVRWLFMRNITADRLYVRKDSGVTTFKELKGKKFSPGIPGSASAEYVFKFNELLKVGIDLVPAAYGDAVDAMKNGRIVGLQKTSPLDSLDASMIEVNLTLPITVIGYSEDDVAKIRERYPYMIFLETPKGKIKQLPDVGPIMEECAIVGAVASVNLPEEIGYQIVKAYVEGFDEVASAYPAIKGWDPVADFFENVPEGGEIYAHAGLIRYAQERGIEVPERFIPPEYKK; from the coding sequence ATGAAAAAGAAAGGATTTTGGTTCCTTTTCTTCGCCATAGCCTTGTGTCTTTTAACTTCGCCGGCAATGGCGGAAAAACAATACCTCAATATGGGAAGCACGTCCTCCACCTCGGGTGTCTATGCCTGGTGCGTCGCTACGGCAAACGTGATAAACGAGGCCCAAAACGACATTCAGGTTACGGTCATCGAAAGCGGCGCAGCCCTCGATAACTTAAGGAAAATCAAGACGGGGGTGTTCGATTTTGCGTTATGTGTTGATCTGCCTTCTGCCTATCAAATGGTGAAGGGTATGGATACCTTCGAGAAGGAGAAGTGGGAAGACGTTCGCTGGCTTTTCATGCGCAATATTACTGCCGATCGTCTGTACGTGAGAAAGGACTCAGGCGTCACTACCTTTAAGGAACTGAAGGGCAAGAAGTTCAGCCCCGGCATCCCCGGCTCCGCATCGGCCGAATATGTCTTTAAATTTAACGAACTTCTTAAAGTCGGGATAGACCTCGTTCCTGCAGCCTACGGAGATGCCGTTGACGCCATGAAAAACGGAAGGATAGTGGGACTTCAAAAGACATCACCCCTGGACAGCCTGGATGCTTCCATGATCGAGGTCAACCTCACCCTTCCCATCACGGTCATAGGTTACAGCGAAGATGACGTGGCTAAGATAAGGGAGCGTTACCCCTACATGATCTTCCTCGAGACGCCCAAGGGCAAGATCAAGCAGTTGCCGGACGTGGGACCCATCATGGAAGAGTGCGCCATCGTAGGGGCCGTAGCATCGGTCAATCTGCCCGAGGAAATCGGGTATCAAATCGTTAAAGCCTACGTCGAAGGTTTCGATGAAGTGGCGTCCGCCTATCCCGCAATTAAGGGTTGGGACCCCGTGGCAGATTTCTTCGAAAACGTCCCTGAGGGCGGTGAAATTTACGCTCATGCAGGTCTGATACGTTACGCCCAGGAAAGGGGCATCGAAGTTCCTGAGAGGTTTATACCTCCTGAATACAAAAAGTAG
- a CDS encoding 3-isopropylmalate dehydratase small subunit, with the protein MSDLLLKGKAHKFGDDVNTDYIIAGKYTKTLNLSDLAAHLFEDIDPEFSKKMKRGNMVVAGKNFGCGSSREQAPIAIKESGVSAVLSKSFARIFFRNAINIGLPALVCDTDEIDDGDELEVDLERGFVLNISKDIKIPMEKMPDIMKAILKEGGLVPYLKKYGDFAAG; encoded by the coding sequence ATGAGCGATCTTTTATTGAAGGGAAAGGCCCACAAGTTTGGCGATGACGTAAACACCGACTACATAATAGCCGGCAAATACACAAAAACCTTGAATTTAAGCGATCTGGCAGCTCATTTGTTCGAGGACATCGACCCCGAATTTTCGAAGAAAATGAAACGGGGAAACATGGTCGTAGCCGGAAAAAACTTCGGATGCGGTTCATCGAGAGAGCAGGCCCCCATCGCTATAAAGGAATCGGGCGTATCAGCAGTGCTGTCGAAGTCCTTTGCCAGGATTTTCTTCAGAAATGCCATCAACATCGGCCTTCCCGCCCTGGTATGTGATACCGACGAAATAGATGACGGAGACGAACTTGAGGTGGACCTGGAAAGAGGGTTTGTTTTGAACATATCTAAGGACATAAAAATTCCCATGGAAAAGATGCCCGATATCATGAAAGCCATCTTAAAAGAAGGAGGGTTGGTACCTTACCTTAAGAAGTACGGGGATTTCGCGGCAGGATAA